A genomic segment from Callithrix jacchus isolate 240 chromosome 8, calJac240_pri, whole genome shotgun sequence encodes:
- the KLC1 gene encoding kinesin light chain 1 isoform X29, with amino-acid sequence MRFPGKIRMYENMSTMVYIKEDKLEKLTQDEIISKTKQVIQGLEALKNEHNSILQSLLETLKCLKKDDESNLVEEKSNMIRKSLEMLELGLSEAQVMMALSNHLNAVESEKQKLRAQVRRLCQENQWLRDELANTQQKLQKSEQSVAQLEEEKKHLEFMNQLKKYDDDISPSEDKDTDSTKEPLDDLFPNDEDDPGQGIQQQHSSAAAAAQQGGYEIPARLRTLHNLVIQYASQGRYEVAVPLCKQALEDLEKTSGHDHPDVATMLNILALVYRDQNKYKDAANLLNDALAIREKTLGKDHPAVAATLNNLAVLYGKRGKYKEAEPLCKRALEIREKVLGKDHPDVAKQLNNLALLCQNQGKYEEVEYYYQRALEIYQTKLGPDDPNVAKTKNNLASCYLKQGKFKQAETLYKEILTRAHEREFGSVDDENKPIWMHAEEREECKGKQKDGTSFGEYGGWYKACKVDSPTVTTTLKNLGALYRRQGKFEAAETLEEAAMRSRKQRVAEVLNDPENMEKRRSRESLNVDVVKYESGPDGGEEGVSGRASFCGKRQQQQWPGRRYR; translated from the exons AATGTATGAGAACATGTCCACAATGGTGTACATAAAGGAAGACAAGTTGGAGAAGCTTACGCAGgatgaaattatttctaagaCAAAGCAAGTGATTCAGGGGCTGGAGGCTTTGAAGAATGAGCACAATTCCATCTTACAAAGTTTACTGGAGACACTGAAGTGTTTGAAGAAGGATGATGAGAGTAACCTGGTGGAGGAGAAATCAAACATGATCCGGAAGTCACTGGAGATGTTGGAGCTTGGCCTGAGTGAGGCACAG GTTATGATGGCTTTGTCGAATCACCTGAATGCTGTGGAGTCTGAGAAACAGAAACTGCGTGCACAGGTTCGTCGTCTGTGCCAGGAGAATCAGTGGCTGCGGGATGAGCTGGCCAACACGCAGCAGAAACTGCAGAAGAGTGAGCAGTCTGTGGCTCAactggaggaggagaagaagcatCTGGAGTTTATGAATCAGCTAAAAAAATACGATGATGACATTTCCCCATCT GAGGACAAAGACACTGATTCTACCAAAGAGCCTCTGGATGACCTTTTCCCCAATGATGAAGACGACCCAGGGCAAGGAA TCCAGCAGCAGCACAGCAGTGCAGCCGCGGCTGCCCAGCAGGGCGGCTACGAGATTCCTGCACGGCTGCGTACGCTCCACAACCTGGTGATCCAGTATGCCTCTCAGGGGCGCTACGAGGTAGCTGTGCCCCTCTGCAAGCAGGCCCTGGAGGACCTGGAGAAGACTTCAGGACATGACCACCCCGACGTGGCCACCATGCTCAACATCCTGGCCTTGGTGTACAG gGATCAGAATAAATACAAAGACGCAGCTAACCTGCTGAATGACGCCTTGGCTATCCGTGAGAAAACCCTGGGCAAAGACCATCCTGCG GTGGCAGCGACTTTGAATAACCTTGCAGTCCTTTATGGTAAAAGAGGGAAGTACAAAGAAGCAGAGCCATTGTGTAAAAGAGCTCTGGAAATCCGAGAAAAG GTTTTGGGGAAGGACCACCCCGACGTTGCCAAGCAGTTGAATAACTTGGCCTTACTGTGCCAGAACCAGGGCAAGTATGAAGAGGTCGAGTACTATTACCAAAGAGCCCTGGAGATCTACCAGACGAAACTGGGGCCGGACGACCCCAACGTGGCCAAGACGAAAAATAACCTG gcatCCTGCTATCTGAAGCAAGGAAAGTTCAAGCAGGCAGAAACACTGTACAAAGAAATTCTCACTCGTGCACATGAACGGGAGTTTGGTTCTGTAGATG ATGAAAATAAACCCATTTGGATGCAtgctgaagaaagagaagaatgcaaa GGAAAGCAAAAGGATGGGACATCTTTTGGAGAGTATGGCGGCTGGTACAAAGCCTGCAAAGTTGATAG TCCAACTGTTACAACCACTCTGAAAAACCTCGGGGCACTTTATAGACGTCAAGGCAAATTTGAAGCTGCAGAAACATTAGAAGAAGCTGCCATGAGGTCTCGCAAACAG AGGGTGGCGGAAGTGCTCAATGACCCTGAGAACATGGAGAAGCGCAGGAGCCGCGAGAGCCTCAACGTGGACGTGGTCAAGTACGAGAGTGGCCCTGACGGAGGGGAGGAA
- the KLC1 gene encoding kinesin light chain 1 isoform X38 translates to MRFPGKIRMYENMSTMVYIKEDKLEKLTQDEIISKTKQVIQGLEALKNEHNSILQSLLETLKCLKKDDESNLVEEKSNMIRKSLEMLELGLSEAQVMMALSNHLNAVESEKQKLRAQVRRLCQENQWLRDELANTQQKLQKSEQSVAQLEEEKKHLEFMNQLKKYDDDISPSEDKDTDSTKEPLDDLFPNDEDDPGQGIQQQHSSAAAAAQQGGYEIPARLRTLHNLVIQYASQGRYEVAVPLCKQALEDLEKTSGHDHPDVATMLNILALVYRDQNKYKDAANLLNDALAIREKTLGKDHPAVAATLNNLAVLYGKRGKYKEAEPLCKRALEIREKVLGKDHPDVAKQLNNLALLCQNQGKYEEVEYYYQRALEIYQTKLGPDDPNVAKTKNNLASCYLKQGKFKQAETLYKEILTRAHEREFGSVDDENKPIWMHAEEREECKGKQKDGTSFGEYGGWYKACKVDSPTVTTTLKNLGALYRRQGKFEAAETLEEAAMRSRKQRVAEVLNDPENMEKRRSRESLNVDVVKYESGPDGGEEMRKMKLGLVK, encoded by the exons AATGTATGAGAACATGTCCACAATGGTGTACATAAAGGAAGACAAGTTGGAGAAGCTTACGCAGgatgaaattatttctaagaCAAAGCAAGTGATTCAGGGGCTGGAGGCTTTGAAGAATGAGCACAATTCCATCTTACAAAGTTTACTGGAGACACTGAAGTGTTTGAAGAAGGATGATGAGAGTAACCTGGTGGAGGAGAAATCAAACATGATCCGGAAGTCACTGGAGATGTTGGAGCTTGGCCTGAGTGAGGCACAG GTTATGATGGCTTTGTCGAATCACCTGAATGCTGTGGAGTCTGAGAAACAGAAACTGCGTGCACAGGTTCGTCGTCTGTGCCAGGAGAATCAGTGGCTGCGGGATGAGCTGGCCAACACGCAGCAGAAACTGCAGAAGAGTGAGCAGTCTGTGGCTCAactggaggaggagaagaagcatCTGGAGTTTATGAATCAGCTAAAAAAATACGATGATGACATTTCCCCATCT GAGGACAAAGACACTGATTCTACCAAAGAGCCTCTGGATGACCTTTTCCCCAATGATGAAGACGACCCAGGGCAAGGAA TCCAGCAGCAGCACAGCAGTGCAGCCGCGGCTGCCCAGCAGGGCGGCTACGAGATTCCTGCACGGCTGCGTACGCTCCACAACCTGGTGATCCAGTATGCCTCTCAGGGGCGCTACGAGGTAGCTGTGCCCCTCTGCAAGCAGGCCCTGGAGGACCTGGAGAAGACTTCAGGACATGACCACCCCGACGTGGCCACCATGCTCAACATCCTGGCCTTGGTGTACAG gGATCAGAATAAATACAAAGACGCAGCTAACCTGCTGAATGACGCCTTGGCTATCCGTGAGAAAACCCTGGGCAAAGACCATCCTGCG GTGGCAGCGACTTTGAATAACCTTGCAGTCCTTTATGGTAAAAGAGGGAAGTACAAAGAAGCAGAGCCATTGTGTAAAAGAGCTCTGGAAATCCGAGAAAAG GTTTTGGGGAAGGACCACCCCGACGTTGCCAAGCAGTTGAATAACTTGGCCTTACTGTGCCAGAACCAGGGCAAGTATGAAGAGGTCGAGTACTATTACCAAAGAGCCCTGGAGATCTACCAGACGAAACTGGGGCCGGACGACCCCAACGTGGCCAAGACGAAAAATAACCTG gcatCCTGCTATCTGAAGCAAGGAAAGTTCAAGCAGGCAGAAACACTGTACAAAGAAATTCTCACTCGTGCACATGAACGGGAGTTTGGTTCTGTAGATG ATGAAAATAAACCCATTTGGATGCAtgctgaagaaagagaagaatgcaaa GGAAAGCAAAAGGATGGGACATCTTTTGGAGAGTATGGCGGCTGGTACAAAGCCTGCAAAGTTGATAG TCCAACTGTTACAACCACTCTGAAAAACCTCGGGGCACTTTATAGACGTCAAGGCAAATTTGAAGCTGCAGAAACATTAGAAGAAGCTGCCATGAGGTCTCGCAAACAG AGGGTGGCGGAAGTGCTCAATGACCCTGAGAACATGGAGAAGCGCAGGAGCCGCGAGAGCCTCAACGTGGACGTGGTCAAGTACGAGAGTGGCCCTGACGGAGGGGAGGAA atgagaaaaatgaagctcgGGCtggttaaatga
- the KLC1 gene encoding kinesin light chain 1 isoform X43 — protein sequence MRFPGKIRMYENMSTMVYIKEDKLEKLTQDEIISKTKQVIQGLEALKNEHNSILQSLLETLKCLKKDDESNLVEEKSNMIRKSLEMLELGLSEAQVMMALSNHLNAVESEKQKLRAQVRRLCQENQWLRDELANTQQKLQKSEQSVAQLEEEKKHLEFMNQLKKYDDDISPSEDKDTDSTKEPLDDLFPNDEDDPGQGIQQQHSSAAAAAQQGGYEIPARLRTLHNLVIQYASQGRYEVAVPLCKQALEDLEKTSGHDHPDVATMLNILALVYRDQNKYKDAANLLNDALAIREKTLGKDHPAVAATLNNLAVLYGKRGKYKEAEPLCKRALEIREKVLGKDHPDVAKQLNNLALLCQNQGKYEEVEYYYQRALEIYQTKLGPDDPNVAKTKNNLASCYLKQGKFKQAETLYKEILTRAHEREFGSVDDENKPIWMHAEEREECKGKQKDGTSFGEYGGWYKACKVDSPTVTTTLKNLGALYRRQGKFEAAETLEEAAMRSRKQRVAEVLNDPENMEKRRSRESLNVDVVKYESGPDGGEEA from the exons AATGTATGAGAACATGTCCACAATGGTGTACATAAAGGAAGACAAGTTGGAGAAGCTTACGCAGgatgaaattatttctaagaCAAAGCAAGTGATTCAGGGGCTGGAGGCTTTGAAGAATGAGCACAATTCCATCTTACAAAGTTTACTGGAGACACTGAAGTGTTTGAAGAAGGATGATGAGAGTAACCTGGTGGAGGAGAAATCAAACATGATCCGGAAGTCACTGGAGATGTTGGAGCTTGGCCTGAGTGAGGCACAG GTTATGATGGCTTTGTCGAATCACCTGAATGCTGTGGAGTCTGAGAAACAGAAACTGCGTGCACAGGTTCGTCGTCTGTGCCAGGAGAATCAGTGGCTGCGGGATGAGCTGGCCAACACGCAGCAGAAACTGCAGAAGAGTGAGCAGTCTGTGGCTCAactggaggaggagaagaagcatCTGGAGTTTATGAATCAGCTAAAAAAATACGATGATGACATTTCCCCATCT GAGGACAAAGACACTGATTCTACCAAAGAGCCTCTGGATGACCTTTTCCCCAATGATGAAGACGACCCAGGGCAAGGAA TCCAGCAGCAGCACAGCAGTGCAGCCGCGGCTGCCCAGCAGGGCGGCTACGAGATTCCTGCACGGCTGCGTACGCTCCACAACCTGGTGATCCAGTATGCCTCTCAGGGGCGCTACGAGGTAGCTGTGCCCCTCTGCAAGCAGGCCCTGGAGGACCTGGAGAAGACTTCAGGACATGACCACCCCGACGTGGCCACCATGCTCAACATCCTGGCCTTGGTGTACAG gGATCAGAATAAATACAAAGACGCAGCTAACCTGCTGAATGACGCCTTGGCTATCCGTGAGAAAACCCTGGGCAAAGACCATCCTGCG GTGGCAGCGACTTTGAATAACCTTGCAGTCCTTTATGGTAAAAGAGGGAAGTACAAAGAAGCAGAGCCATTGTGTAAAAGAGCTCTGGAAATCCGAGAAAAG GTTTTGGGGAAGGACCACCCCGACGTTGCCAAGCAGTTGAATAACTTGGCCTTACTGTGCCAGAACCAGGGCAAGTATGAAGAGGTCGAGTACTATTACCAAAGAGCCCTGGAGATCTACCAGACGAAACTGGGGCCGGACGACCCCAACGTGGCCAAGACGAAAAATAACCTG gcatCCTGCTATCTGAAGCAAGGAAAGTTCAAGCAGGCAGAAACACTGTACAAAGAAATTCTCACTCGTGCACATGAACGGGAGTTTGGTTCTGTAGATG ATGAAAATAAACCCATTTGGATGCAtgctgaagaaagagaagaatgcaaa GGAAAGCAAAAGGATGGGACATCTTTTGGAGAGTATGGCGGCTGGTACAAAGCCTGCAAAGTTGATAG TCCAACTGTTACAACCACTCTGAAAAACCTCGGGGCACTTTATAGACGTCAAGGCAAATTTGAAGCTGCAGAAACATTAGAAGAAGCTGCCATGAGGTCTCGCAAACAG AGGGTGGCGGAAGTGCTCAATGACCCTGAGAACATGGAGAAGCGCAGGAGCCGCGAGAGCCTCAACGTGGACGTGGTCAAGTACGAGAGTGGCCCTGACGGAGGGGAGGAA GCCTAG
- the KLC1 gene encoding kinesin light chain 1 isoform X12 — MRFPGKIRMYENMSTMVYIKEDKLEKLTQDEIISKTKQVIQGLEALKNEHNSILQSLLETLKCLKKDDESNLVEEKSNMIRKSLEMLELGLSEAQVMMALSNHLNAVESEKQKLRAQVRRLCQENQWLRDELANTQQKLQKSEQSVAQLEEEKKHLEFMNQLKKYDDDISPSEDKDTDSTKEPLDDLFPNDEDDPGQGIQQQHSSAAAAAQQGGYEIPARLRTLHNLVIQYASQGRYEVAVPLCKQALEDLEKTSGHDHPDVATMLNILALVYRDQNKYKDAANLLNDALAIREKTLGKDHPAVAATLNNLAVLYGKRGKYKEAEPLCKRALEIREKVLGKDHPDVAKQLNNLALLCQNQGKYEEVEYYYQRALEIYQTKLGPDDPNVAKTKNNLASCYLKQGKFKQAETLYKEILTRAHEREFGSVDDENKPIWMHAEEREECKGKQKDGTSFGEYGGWYKACKVDSPTVTTTLKNLGALYRRQGKFEAAETLEEAAMRSRKQGLDNVHKQRVAEVLNDPENMEKRRSRESLNVDVVKYESGPDGGEEVSMSVEWNGDGTGSLKRSGSFSKLRASIRRSSEKLVRKLKGGSSRESEPKNPGASLAEPLSVENDSSSSGLEDAIAN; from the exons AATGTATGAGAACATGTCCACAATGGTGTACATAAAGGAAGACAAGTTGGAGAAGCTTACGCAGgatgaaattatttctaagaCAAAGCAAGTGATTCAGGGGCTGGAGGCTTTGAAGAATGAGCACAATTCCATCTTACAAAGTTTACTGGAGACACTGAAGTGTTTGAAGAAGGATGATGAGAGTAACCTGGTGGAGGAGAAATCAAACATGATCCGGAAGTCACTGGAGATGTTGGAGCTTGGCCTGAGTGAGGCACAG GTTATGATGGCTTTGTCGAATCACCTGAATGCTGTGGAGTCTGAGAAACAGAAACTGCGTGCACAGGTTCGTCGTCTGTGCCAGGAGAATCAGTGGCTGCGGGATGAGCTGGCCAACACGCAGCAGAAACTGCAGAAGAGTGAGCAGTCTGTGGCTCAactggaggaggagaagaagcatCTGGAGTTTATGAATCAGCTAAAAAAATACGATGATGACATTTCCCCATCT GAGGACAAAGACACTGATTCTACCAAAGAGCCTCTGGATGACCTTTTCCCCAATGATGAAGACGACCCAGGGCAAGGAA TCCAGCAGCAGCACAGCAGTGCAGCCGCGGCTGCCCAGCAGGGCGGCTACGAGATTCCTGCACGGCTGCGTACGCTCCACAACCTGGTGATCCAGTATGCCTCTCAGGGGCGCTACGAGGTAGCTGTGCCCCTCTGCAAGCAGGCCCTGGAGGACCTGGAGAAGACTTCAGGACATGACCACCCCGACGTGGCCACCATGCTCAACATCCTGGCCTTGGTGTACAG gGATCAGAATAAATACAAAGACGCAGCTAACCTGCTGAATGACGCCTTGGCTATCCGTGAGAAAACCCTGGGCAAAGACCATCCTGCG GTGGCAGCGACTTTGAATAACCTTGCAGTCCTTTATGGTAAAAGAGGGAAGTACAAAGAAGCAGAGCCATTGTGTAAAAGAGCTCTGGAAATCCGAGAAAAG GTTTTGGGGAAGGACCACCCCGACGTTGCCAAGCAGTTGAATAACTTGGCCTTACTGTGCCAGAACCAGGGCAAGTATGAAGAGGTCGAGTACTATTACCAAAGAGCCCTGGAGATCTACCAGACGAAACTGGGGCCGGACGACCCCAACGTGGCCAAGACGAAAAATAACCTG gcatCCTGCTATCTGAAGCAAGGAAAGTTCAAGCAGGCAGAAACACTGTACAAAGAAATTCTCACTCGTGCACATGAACGGGAGTTTGGTTCTGTAGATG ATGAAAATAAACCCATTTGGATGCAtgctgaagaaagagaagaatgcaaa GGAAAGCAAAAGGATGGGACATCTTTTGGAGAGTATGGCGGCTGGTACAAAGCCTGCAAAGTTGATAG TCCAACTGTTACAACCACTCTGAAAAACCTCGGGGCACTTTATAGACGTCAAGGCAAATTTGAAGCTGCAGAAACATTAGAAGAAGCTGCCATGAGGTCTCGCAAACAG GGTCTTGACAATGTTCACAAACAGAGGGTGGCGGAAGTGCTCAATGACCCTGAGAACATGGAGAAGCGCAGGAGCCGCGAGAGCCTCAACGTGGACGTGGTCAAGTACGAGAGTGGCCCTGACGGAGGGGAGGAAGTGAGTATGAGCGTAGAGTGGAACGGG GATGGCACTGGATCTTTAAAACGCAGTGGTTCCTTTAGCAAACTCCGGGCTTCCATTAGACGCAGCAGTGAGAAGCTGGTTAGGAAGCTGAAGGGAGGAAGTTCACGAGAGAGTGAGCCAAAGAACCCCGG
- the KLC1 gene encoding kinesin light chain 1 isoform X40, translating to MRFPGKIRMYENMSTMVYIKEDKLEKLTQDEIISKTKQVIQGLEALKNEHNSILQSLLETLKCLKKDDESNLVEEKSNMIRKSLEMLELGLSEAQVMMALSNHLNAVESEKQKLRAQVRRLCQENQWLRDELANTQQKLQKSEQSVAQLEEEKKHLEFMNQLKKYDDDISPSEDKDTDSTKEPLDDLFPNDEDDPGQGIQQQHSSAAAAAQQGGYEIPARLRTLHNLVIQYASQGRYEVAVPLCKQALEDLEKTSGHDHPDVATMLNILALVYRDQNKYKDAANLLNDALAIREKTLGKDHPAVAATLNNLAVLYGKRGKYKEAEPLCKRALEIREKVLGKDHPDVAKQLNNLALLCQNQGKYEEVEYYYQRALEIYQTKLGPDDPNVAKTKNNLASCYLKQGKFKQAETLYKEILTRAHEREFGSVDDENKPIWMHAEEREECKGKQKDGTSFGEYGGWYKACKVDSPTVTTTLKNLGALYRRQGKFEAAETLEEAAMRSRKQGLDNVHKQRVAEVLNDPENMEKRRSRESLNVDVVKYESGPDGGEEA from the exons AATGTATGAGAACATGTCCACAATGGTGTACATAAAGGAAGACAAGTTGGAGAAGCTTACGCAGgatgaaattatttctaagaCAAAGCAAGTGATTCAGGGGCTGGAGGCTTTGAAGAATGAGCACAATTCCATCTTACAAAGTTTACTGGAGACACTGAAGTGTTTGAAGAAGGATGATGAGAGTAACCTGGTGGAGGAGAAATCAAACATGATCCGGAAGTCACTGGAGATGTTGGAGCTTGGCCTGAGTGAGGCACAG GTTATGATGGCTTTGTCGAATCACCTGAATGCTGTGGAGTCTGAGAAACAGAAACTGCGTGCACAGGTTCGTCGTCTGTGCCAGGAGAATCAGTGGCTGCGGGATGAGCTGGCCAACACGCAGCAGAAACTGCAGAAGAGTGAGCAGTCTGTGGCTCAactggaggaggagaagaagcatCTGGAGTTTATGAATCAGCTAAAAAAATACGATGATGACATTTCCCCATCT GAGGACAAAGACACTGATTCTACCAAAGAGCCTCTGGATGACCTTTTCCCCAATGATGAAGACGACCCAGGGCAAGGAA TCCAGCAGCAGCACAGCAGTGCAGCCGCGGCTGCCCAGCAGGGCGGCTACGAGATTCCTGCACGGCTGCGTACGCTCCACAACCTGGTGATCCAGTATGCCTCTCAGGGGCGCTACGAGGTAGCTGTGCCCCTCTGCAAGCAGGCCCTGGAGGACCTGGAGAAGACTTCAGGACATGACCACCCCGACGTGGCCACCATGCTCAACATCCTGGCCTTGGTGTACAG gGATCAGAATAAATACAAAGACGCAGCTAACCTGCTGAATGACGCCTTGGCTATCCGTGAGAAAACCCTGGGCAAAGACCATCCTGCG GTGGCAGCGACTTTGAATAACCTTGCAGTCCTTTATGGTAAAAGAGGGAAGTACAAAGAAGCAGAGCCATTGTGTAAAAGAGCTCTGGAAATCCGAGAAAAG GTTTTGGGGAAGGACCACCCCGACGTTGCCAAGCAGTTGAATAACTTGGCCTTACTGTGCCAGAACCAGGGCAAGTATGAAGAGGTCGAGTACTATTACCAAAGAGCCCTGGAGATCTACCAGACGAAACTGGGGCCGGACGACCCCAACGTGGCCAAGACGAAAAATAACCTG gcatCCTGCTATCTGAAGCAAGGAAAGTTCAAGCAGGCAGAAACACTGTACAAAGAAATTCTCACTCGTGCACATGAACGGGAGTTTGGTTCTGTAGATG ATGAAAATAAACCCATTTGGATGCAtgctgaagaaagagaagaatgcaaa GGAAAGCAAAAGGATGGGACATCTTTTGGAGAGTATGGCGGCTGGTACAAAGCCTGCAAAGTTGATAG TCCAACTGTTACAACCACTCTGAAAAACCTCGGGGCACTTTATAGACGTCAAGGCAAATTTGAAGCTGCAGAAACATTAGAAGAAGCTGCCATGAGGTCTCGCAAACAG GGTCTTGACAATGTTCACAAACAGAGGGTGGCGGAAGTGCTCAATGACCCTGAGAACATGGAGAAGCGCAGGAGCCGCGAGAGCCTCAACGTGGACGTGGTCAAGTACGAGAGTGGCCCTGACGGAGGGGAGGAA GCCTAG
- the KLC1 gene encoding kinesin light chain 1 isoform X33, with protein sequence MRFPGKIRMYENMSTMVYIKEDKLEKLTQDEIISKTKQVIQGLEALKNEHNSILQSLLETLKCLKKDDESNLVEEKSNMIRKSLEMLELGLSEAQVMMALSNHLNAVESEKQKLRAQVRRLCQENQWLRDELANTQQKLQKSEQSVAQLEEEKKHLEFMNQLKKYDDDISPSEDKDTDSTKEPLDDLFPNDEDDPGQGIQQQHSSAAAAAQQGGYEIPARLRTLHNLVIQYASQGRYEVAVPLCKQALEDLEKTSGHDHPDVATMLNILALVYRDQNKYKDAANLLNDALAIREKTLGKDHPAVAATLNNLAVLYGKRGKYKEAEPLCKRALEIREKVLGKDHPDVAKQLNNLALLCQNQGKYEEVEYYYQRALEIYQTKLGPDDPNVAKTKNNLASCYLKQGKFKQAETLYKEILTRAHEREFGSVDDENKPIWMHAEEREECKGKQKDGTSFGEYGGWYKACKVDSPTVTTTLKNLGALYRRQGKFEAAETLEEAAMRSRKQGLDNVHKQRVAEVLNDPENMEKRRSRESLNVDVVKYESGPDGGEEMRKMKLGLVK encoded by the exons AATGTATGAGAACATGTCCACAATGGTGTACATAAAGGAAGACAAGTTGGAGAAGCTTACGCAGgatgaaattatttctaagaCAAAGCAAGTGATTCAGGGGCTGGAGGCTTTGAAGAATGAGCACAATTCCATCTTACAAAGTTTACTGGAGACACTGAAGTGTTTGAAGAAGGATGATGAGAGTAACCTGGTGGAGGAGAAATCAAACATGATCCGGAAGTCACTGGAGATGTTGGAGCTTGGCCTGAGTGAGGCACAG GTTATGATGGCTTTGTCGAATCACCTGAATGCTGTGGAGTCTGAGAAACAGAAACTGCGTGCACAGGTTCGTCGTCTGTGCCAGGAGAATCAGTGGCTGCGGGATGAGCTGGCCAACACGCAGCAGAAACTGCAGAAGAGTGAGCAGTCTGTGGCTCAactggaggaggagaagaagcatCTGGAGTTTATGAATCAGCTAAAAAAATACGATGATGACATTTCCCCATCT GAGGACAAAGACACTGATTCTACCAAAGAGCCTCTGGATGACCTTTTCCCCAATGATGAAGACGACCCAGGGCAAGGAA TCCAGCAGCAGCACAGCAGTGCAGCCGCGGCTGCCCAGCAGGGCGGCTACGAGATTCCTGCACGGCTGCGTACGCTCCACAACCTGGTGATCCAGTATGCCTCTCAGGGGCGCTACGAGGTAGCTGTGCCCCTCTGCAAGCAGGCCCTGGAGGACCTGGAGAAGACTTCAGGACATGACCACCCCGACGTGGCCACCATGCTCAACATCCTGGCCTTGGTGTACAG gGATCAGAATAAATACAAAGACGCAGCTAACCTGCTGAATGACGCCTTGGCTATCCGTGAGAAAACCCTGGGCAAAGACCATCCTGCG GTGGCAGCGACTTTGAATAACCTTGCAGTCCTTTATGGTAAAAGAGGGAAGTACAAAGAAGCAGAGCCATTGTGTAAAAGAGCTCTGGAAATCCGAGAAAAG GTTTTGGGGAAGGACCACCCCGACGTTGCCAAGCAGTTGAATAACTTGGCCTTACTGTGCCAGAACCAGGGCAAGTATGAAGAGGTCGAGTACTATTACCAAAGAGCCCTGGAGATCTACCAGACGAAACTGGGGCCGGACGACCCCAACGTGGCCAAGACGAAAAATAACCTG gcatCCTGCTATCTGAAGCAAGGAAAGTTCAAGCAGGCAGAAACACTGTACAAAGAAATTCTCACTCGTGCACATGAACGGGAGTTTGGTTCTGTAGATG ATGAAAATAAACCCATTTGGATGCAtgctgaagaaagagaagaatgcaaa GGAAAGCAAAAGGATGGGACATCTTTTGGAGAGTATGGCGGCTGGTACAAAGCCTGCAAAGTTGATAG TCCAACTGTTACAACCACTCTGAAAAACCTCGGGGCACTTTATAGACGTCAAGGCAAATTTGAAGCTGCAGAAACATTAGAAGAAGCTGCCATGAGGTCTCGCAAACAG GGTCTTGACAATGTTCACAAACAGAGGGTGGCGGAAGTGCTCAATGACCCTGAGAACATGGAGAAGCGCAGGAGCCGCGAGAGCCTCAACGTGGACGTGGTCAAGTACGAGAGTGGCCCTGACGGAGGGGAGGAA atgagaaaaatgaagctcgGGCtggttaaatga